A stretch of the Candidatus Thermoplasmatota archaeon genome encodes the following:
- a CDS encoding DUF4082 domain-containing protein codes for MRAWIPLVLASSIASPMLVPLLPAHAAEGLGDLPIVQTPLKTAIGDFAEHRHLVDANVGYRFIPKVDGFIVGLGSSCAPGERTVRLYRESDAAELAMAAVSTIQAGVWNYTEVSPVLVSSGTSYVVASRSTGDYCLTAVESWPIEGTAVRIEAGVGNGNLATDAMPQESTGWNVLGLPDVKFLPLGIFP; via the coding sequence ATGCGCGCTTGGATTCCCTTGGTGCTCGCCTCGTCGATTGCCTCCCCGATGCTCGTCCCTCTTCTGCCGGCCCATGCAGCCGAAGGGCTGGGCGACCTCCCCATCGTCCAGACGCCGCTTAAGACCGCAATCGGGGACTTCGCCGAACACCGCCACCTCGTGGACGCAAACGTGGGCTACCGCTTCATCCCGAAGGTCGACGGATTCATCGTCGGGCTTGGCTCAAGCTGCGCGCCGGGCGAACGAACCGTGCGATTGTACCGCGAAAGCGACGCCGCTGAGCTCGCCATGGCTGCGGTTTCGACGATCCAAGCCGGCGTATGGAACTACACCGAGGTGTCTCCGGTCCTCGTATCCTCCGGCACATCCTACGTCGTGGCATCGCGCTCCACGGGGGACTATTGCCTGACAGCGGTGGAATCCTGGCCGATCGAAGGAACCGCGGTTCGAATCGAGGCCGGAGTCGGCAACGGCAATCTGGCAACGGACGCGATGCCGCAGGAATCGACCGGCTGGAACGTCCTTGGCCTTCCCGACGTGAAGTTCCTTCCTCTAGGGATCTTCCCTTGA